The Blastocatellia bacterium DNA window TTTAATTGTCGCTGCTTAATATTATTAGCAGAAGTTACTGCAACAGAGCAAAAGCGAGTAATTAAAAGGTCTATTTTGTCTCTGTCGCTTTCATCTTTTACAGGTTTATTAAAATAATATTGGATAATATGCTTTAGTGAAGTTGCTTCATTATCATTAGTTTTTTCAAAAAAGCGGCGCATCACAGAAACAGAAATTCTTGCATCTGTAAGGATAATTTGAGCATGAGCGTCTTCTAATTCTTCTTTAACTTTCTTGAGTACAGTTTCTTGTGCAGAAGCCTCTAAAGGCATTTCCTCTAGCTGTTTTCTTAGCCCTGATAGTTCCAAATCTGGGCAAGATTCTTTTTCTAACATTATATTTTGTAATGAGGTAAAAAACTGAGTAGTTGCCCAAAATACAGCTAGTTGGGCTAAAAGGGCTTCTTTAGTAGGCTTCTGCACTTGTTCTACCATAGATTTTTAATCTCTATCCTAGAGTTAAATTAGAGCCATAATTTCTTTATCAGATAATATTGTGGCAGATTGTTTGGCTGTTTTGAAAATTGTTTCTACACGTTCTTCTGTTACGGGGATACCGCGTCTTTCTAACCAAAAGATAACATTAGACTTACCACTCATTGGCCAACTTCAATAATTTGTTCTAACCCAAATTCATGTGCAGGCACGCCGGAGTATACCATATTTGCTAAGTATTCATCATTTTTTCGGAAAGCTTTTATTACTGCTGATGCATGTACTCCGGTAGCTGTACGGAAAGCATCTCGGCCAAATACTGGATAGTTAGGTGGAATTGCTACTGTAGTAGCTATAGATGATTTTTGGCAGTATTCACCTAATTTTTTTAAGTCTCTTTTGATATATCCCATTAGCTGACAGTTAACTAGGAGTTGATCCATAGGCGTATTACCTACACGCTCACCTACACCTAAAGCCGAGCCATGAACACGGTTTGCACCTGCTTCATAAGCAGCTAAGGAATTAATTACACCTAAACCACGATCTTGATGTCCATGCCAATCAATTTTTACATCCATACCGGTTTCTTTAATGATTTCTTTAACAAATTTAACAAGGGCTGCTGCTCCAATAGGGGTTGCATGCCCTACAGTATCAGAAATACATACACGTTTTGCACCGCATTCAATAGCAGTTTTATAGAGTTTTCTTAAAGTATCTGGATGAGCGCGGGTTGTATCTTCTGTAACATACATAACAGGCAAGTTATTTTCACTAGCAAATCTTACAGCATCTTCTGTTGCATGTAGCATTTTGTCTAATGTCCAGTCTTCAGCATATTGACGAATTGGACTAGAACCAATAAAAGTACAAGCTTCTATAGCAATACCAATTTCTTGAGAAACATCAATAATTGGCTGAATATCTGCTCTAAGGGTTCGTGCAGCACAATTTGGGCGAATTTTTAGATGGTTATTAGCTATTTCTGCTGCTAGTTGTAAAACATCGGCACGCGCTCTTGGCCCAGCACCGGGTAAGCCAATATCAGCCGTATCAATACCTAATTCATCCATCAAATGCAATAATTCAATTTTTTTCTCAATGCTAGGATCAATAACTGATGGGGATTGAAGTCCATCGCGCAAGGTTTCATCGTCAAACTCAATTGGATGAGTAGGTAAGTTGCTGCGGCCAATATCGTTCCAGTCATAAATCAATTCGTTGACAGACATTTTTCACCTCTAGTGATTAATAAAAACAATTTATTTTTTGCTTGATTTGTAAAATATATAAATTTACCCTAGATTGATAATCTGCGCTAGACTCCATAGCTATGAAACAAAATATCCTAAATTTAATAGGAAACAAACTTTATGCAAAACTTAAATTTATATGCTTTGTGGCTTTTCATAAGTGGCTTTGTTTTGCCTGTTATAGTGATGATTTTGGCGCGGTTTTTTGATAAGGAAAAAGAAATTGATACTTTAGCTACTGTTTTAGGCTTGATTTGTGAAATTCTAGCGGTAATCTTTGCAATCTTTAGCTGGAAAGAAAAAATAAGTAAATTTATAGTAGTTAGTGTAACGTTAGTTATTATCCTACTTTTTGTTATTTTATTATTTCCATCAAGAGGCGGTTTCTAAGATTAGAAATTAAAAGTTAAAATTAAATTTTTCTTGCCAAAAAAGTTATCCAAAAGTAGCTATTTGATGACATAATTACAAAAAATTTTTCTGGAGGGTCGGGTGTCAACTGCACAAAAACATATTGAACAAGCAAAAGCTTTTTTAGCTGCAAATCGCTTTAGTGAAGCAGAAAATGAACTTCGCCAAGCAATAAAATTAGATCGTAAAGAAGTTTCAGCGCGGGTAGAGCTAGCTAGGTTGCTTGGAATGAATGGAAATTTAGAAGAATGTGAAGCAATGGTGGATGAAGCTTTACAAATTTCTCCTAGTGATTCTGATGCACTCACGCTTAAAGGTATGAATTTAATTATGCGTGAACAATTTGAATCAGCTATTGATGTGTTGCGCCAAGCTTTAGAAAAAAATCCTCGTCAATTAATGGCCCAAGTTCATTTAGGTTTAGCACTACGAGAAACAGACCATATTGAAGAAGCCGAAGTAGTTCTTCGTAAAGCTGTTACTACTAATCCTCGTTCGGCCCAAGCCCTTTTTGAACTTGCTCACACCCTAGCTGTTAAACAACGTGATGAAGAAGCTTTAAGAATGCTAATGCAGCTAGTAAAAGCCCACCCAACCTTTACACGTGGCTATATTGCAATTGCTGGGCTTTACCGTAATGCAAACCGATTAGAAGATGCTATAAAAATTTGTCACCAATGTTTAAGTGTAACTCCTGCCGCTTTTGATGTAGCTAGCCTTTTAAAAGATTTATATTGGCAAAATGGAGATGTTAAGTCTTCTTTACACGTTATGGGAATGATTTGCGAACATCGCGGACTACCAGATGATTTTATTGAGTTAGGAGAATTAGCCGCTGCTGCGGATCGTCCTGAAGTTGCAGAACGCTCTTACAAAAAAGCAATAGAAAAAGCTCCTAATGATTGGCTAGCCCATTGTTCACTAGGAGAATTTTACACAAGCCTTGGTGAAACAGAAAAAGCTATTGCAGCTTTTGAAGCGGCCATTGCAGAAAATGCTAATGCTTATCGTCCTTATAATAGTTTGGGAATGCTTTTAGTAAAAGAAGGTGAAACCCAATCGGCAGTTGAACAATTTCGTAAAGCTTGTTTTTTAGCACCAGGCGAATCAACTCCGCGCTATAACTTAGGTCTAGCTCTAGCAAAATTAGATTTATTAGAAGATGCCCAAGAAGAGCTAAAAATAGCTCTTGACCAAACTCAGCCAGGTGAATTTCGTAATCAAATTTCTAAAGTCTTAGAGGCTGTAGAAAGAGAACTAAGATAATTGCCTAGAAAATTTCTATTAATGTTTATCAGGGATTAATAAAACCCTGATAAACGTTGCTTCCCTTTTCTCTAAATAAATCCTAGAAATTGTTTATAAAAACTAAGTCAAATAAACAACCTTTTGGGCTTTAAGCCCGATAATGCTTGAGGTCGTCTTTTTTCTGTTTGAATAATCTCGCTAAAATAATGAGGATACATGTCAATTAAAAATATCTCGACAACAAATATTAATGCTCCTGAAATAACCAATCAAAATCAACCAAAACAACAAGTAGAAAAGCAACAAGTAGAGAATAGTGCTTTTCAAACCTCAGATCCTAATATTAGCCAAAGATTAAGCCAGCAATTTGCTCGCTCACGTAAAAGTATTGGTAGCCTAAAGCAGCAACAACAAATTGCTAATCTTTTAGAAGTTAAACCAAAAGCTTCTCCAGAACACCTACAAAAACAACTAAAAACTATTTCATCTGCTGCTCTATATACAGATTCTGTTAGACAACAACAAACAGAACAATCTGTTGCAAAAAGTAATAAAACTATTTTAGGTGGCGTAGATAAAGAAATTAATGCTATTAGCAGGTCAATTAATAAGGCTGCTGATGCTTTGTCAGGTAAAGACCAAACTGAGTTAGGACTAATTAATAAAACTTTAGATGTTTTTAATCAAGTAACAGAACTCTTACAACAAGTTATTCAAATTGTAAAAAGCCAAATTTCTCCAACACCTTCAACCCCTTCTGCACCAAGTAGAACTGTAGAAACTGACCCAGCACAAGCAAGAACAAGATTGTCAGAAATGGGACTAGCAGGCAGTACCCTACGACAAATTACAGATAGTGCTGCACTTCGTTTAGCTGCTCTGGATGATAAGTTATTGCAAAATCTAGGACAACAAAATGCAGATAATGAACGCGCTTTTGCCCGTAAAATAGATGGTTTACCTCAAGATACTTTTGATAAGCTAAAAAGCTTAGGTGGTAGCGAACAAAGTCGAATTACCAAATTAAGTAGCCAACAAATTATTAATGAAATTAAAAAGCTACCAACACCAGAGCCGGTTCCAACCCCAACCCCTGAACCAGTACCAACTCCAACACCAGAGCCAGTACCAACCCCAACGCCAGAACCAGTGCCAACACCAGGCCCAACTCCAGATCCAGCATTAGCAAGAACAAGATTGTCAGAAATGGGACTAGCAGGTAGTACCCTACGACAAATTACAGATAGTGCTGCACTTCGTTTAGCTGGGCTTGATGACGATTTGTTAAAAAATCTAGGTAGACAAAATGCAGATAATGAGCGAACTTTTGCCCGTAAAATAGATGGTTTACCACAAGATACTTTTGATAAGCTAACAAGCTTAGGTGGTAGCGAACAGCAACGAATTACCAAATTAAGTAGTCAACAAATCATTGATGAAATTAATAAACTAACTCCTCCAGCACCAACGCCAACCCCAGAGCCAACCCCAACGCCAACCCCAACGCCAACCCCAACGCCAACACCGACCCCAACCCCAGAGCCAACCCCAGGGCCAACGCCTAATCCAAATCCTTCAGGGAATGTAAATATTTTCTTAGGTAATCCAAGTAATGCTGTTACAGATGTAAATAACCCAGGTAATTACTTAATGGAGAAACAACAATTCACAATTTCTTATAACCGAGATAAAGGTATTCCAAACTGGGTAAGCTGGCATTTAGATAGTACAAATTTAGGAAATTCTGGTAGAGCAGGTTCTTTTGCTGCTGATACTAGTTTACCTCCAGGTTGGTATCAAGTTACACCAAAAGATTATTCCGGTAGCGGTTATACACGTGGTCATATGATTCCATCTAGTGATAGAACTGTAAATAAAACTGCTAATTCAGAAGTGTTTTTAATGACCAACATGATTCCACAAACAGCCGCTAATAATTCTGGCCCTTGGAATGGTTTTGAGAATTATTGCAGAGGTTTAGTTAATTCAGGAAATGAGCTTTATATTATTTCTGGTGGCTATGGCTCAAAAGGTACAATAGCAAATGGCAAAGTTGATATTCCAGAAAGAACTTGGAAAATTGCTGTAATACTGCCTAAAGGAGATAATGATCTTGCTCGAATTGATGCTAACACTAGAGTAATTGCTATAGATATGCCAAATGAGAATAGTTTAGATTCTAAAGATTGGCAAAGCTATAGAACTAGTGTTGATAGAATAGAAAATGCTACTGGTTATGATTTTCTTTCCAATGTATCTAGTGTAATTCAAACGGCTGTTGAAGCTAGAGTTGATAACTTATAACTTCTGTTATTACTCCAATTTAACTTCATTATTTTGGAAGGAAACAAAAAAAAATTTTCTCATTTTTTTGTTTCCTTCCCCTTAAAATACTCACTTATTAGCCTACCTCACAATAATATTTTTATAATTGCAGGAAAACCTTTTTTCATTTGTACTAATGCAAGCGTATATTTTTGCTACAGTTTTTGCTTTATGTAGACAGATTTTTTGTTTAAGAACCACAAGAATTTTATGGATGACAATATTACT harbors:
- a CDS encoding tetratricopeptide repeat protein yields the protein MSTAQKHIEQAKAFLAANRFSEAENELRQAIKLDRKEVSARVELARLLGMNGNLEECEAMVDEALQISPSDSDALTLKGMNLIMREQFESAIDVLRQALEKNPRQLMAQVHLGLALRETDHIEEAEVVLRKAVTTNPRSAQALFELAHTLAVKQRDEEALRMLMQLVKAHPTFTRGYIAIAGLYRNANRLEDAIKICHQCLSVTPAAFDVASLLKDLYWQNGDVKSSLHVMGMICEHRGLPDDFIELGELAAAADRPEVAERSYKKAIEKAPNDWLAHCSLGEFYTSLGETEKAIAAFEAAIAENANAYRPYNSLGMLLVKEGETQSAVEQFRKACFLAPGESTPRYNLGLALAKLDLLEDAQEELKIALDQTQPGEFRNQISKVLEAVERELR
- a CDS encoding DNA/RNA non-specific endonuclease, translated to MSIKNISTTNINAPEITNQNQPKQQVEKQQVENSAFQTSDPNISQRLSQQFARSRKSIGSLKQQQQIANLLEVKPKASPEHLQKQLKTISSAALYTDSVRQQQTEQSVAKSNKTILGGVDKEINAISRSINKAADALSGKDQTELGLINKTLDVFNQVTELLQQVIQIVKSQISPTPSTPSAPSRTVETDPAQARTRLSEMGLAGSTLRQITDSAALRLAALDDKLLQNLGQQNADNERAFARKIDGLPQDTFDKLKSLGGSEQSRITKLSSQQIINEIKKLPTPEPVPTPTPEPVPTPTPEPVPTPTPEPVPTPGPTPDPALARTRLSEMGLAGSTLRQITDSAALRLAGLDDDLLKNLGRQNADNERTFARKIDGLPQDTFDKLTSLGGSEQQRITKLSSQQIIDEINKLTPPAPTPTPEPTPTPTPTPTPTPTPTPTPEPTPGPTPNPNPSGNVNIFLGNPSNAVTDVNNPGNYLMEKQQFTISYNRDKGIPNWVSWHLDSTNLGNSGRAGSFAADTSLPPGWYQVTPKDYSGSGYTRGHMIPSSDRTVNKTANSEVFLMTNMIPQTAANNSGPWNGFENYCRGLVNSGNELYIISGGYGSKGTIANGKVDIPERTWKIAVILPKGDNDLARIDANTRVIAIDMPNENSLDSKDWQSYRTSVDRIENATGYDFLSNVSSVIQTAVEARVDNL